One window of Athalia rosae chromosome 2, iyAthRosa1.1, whole genome shotgun sequence genomic DNA carries:
- the LOC105692017 gene encoding phospholipase B1, membrane-associated-like, whose product MRISHSIGLLLLFWTVCCRSQRTALDDNIEILRSIRNLATIIIGRTSSPEGRQLKNARTQRILQPLINSRTQFPCDLTNARSPRPPTSVHKVRPGDIDVIAAMGDSLTAGYGAMATALPHLMIENRGLSWSGGGQGTWREYLTLPNIIKVFNPNVVGYALSDGYTTNKESQFNVAEALAMSRDLPFMAQTLVKRIKNDKRVDMNTHWKLITILIGPNDFCSEMCYQRSPWSILERHRADLLSTFRILRDNLPRTIISLTVAPNLKVLVDFTGRSSLCEMTVDVECSCLFGLRWRYRREEFYKIMREWQKIDEEFGTLAEFQREDFTIVTQPFITNASFPLTPSGLTDFTYLSADCFHLSQKGYARAANALWNNLLEPVGRKSRSWDDTFKRFLCPTEKRPYISTLGNS is encoded by the exons ATGAGGATCAGTCATTCCATTGGATTGTTGCTCTTATTTTGGACGGTCTGCTGTCGATCCCAACGAACAGCATTAGACgacaatattgaaattttgcgatcaataCGGAATTTAGCTACGATAATCATAG GTAGAACCAGTAGCCCGGAAGGAAGGCAATTGAAAAATGCAAGAACCCAACGGATATTACAGCCTTTGATTAATTCGCGTACACAGTTTCCTTGCGACTTAACCA acgCCAGATCTCCTCGGCCACCGACTTCCGTACACAAAGTGAGACCAGGCGACATAGACGTGATAGCCGCGATGGGTGATTCGTTGACAGCGGGGTACGGAGCGATGGCGACAGCCCTTCCTCATTTGATGATAGAGAATCGCGGCTTATCTTGGAGTGGTGGTGGTCAGGGTACATGGAGAGAATATCTGACATTGCCAAACATTATCAAG GTTTTCAATCCTAATGTTGTCGGCTACGCACTCTCCGATGGTTACACAACGAATAAGGAGTCCCAATTCAACGTGGCCGAAGCCTTAGCCATGTCACGTGATTTACCATTCATGGCCCAGACATTGGTTAAAAGGATTAAAAACGATAAAAGGGTCGATATGAACACGCATTGGAAG CTCATCACCATTTTGATCGGTCCGAATGATTTCTGCTCCGAAATGTGTTACCAACGTTCCCCGTGGTCGATTTTGGAAAGGCATCGTGCTGATCTTCTGTCGACTTTTAGAATTCTCAGAGATAACTTACCGAGAACTATAATTTCCTTGACTGTCGCACCGAACTTGAAAGTTCTGGTAGATTTTACCGGTCGATCGAGTCTTTGTGAAATGACGGTTGATGTCGAATGTAGCTGTTTATTTGGTCTTCGGTGGCGGTACAGGAGAGAAGAATTTTATAAGATCATGCGAGA GTGGCAAAAGATCGATGAAGAATTCGGCACGCTAGCAGAATTTCAAAGAGAAGACTTTACGATCGTAACTCAACCTTTCATAACAAATGCATCCTTCCCACTTACACCATCGGGTTTAACGGATTTCACTTACTTATCCGCGGACTGTTTTCACCTCAGCCAAAAAGGGTATGCCAGAG ctGCCAACGCTCTGTGGAACAACTTATTGGAACCTGTTGGAAGAAAGTCTAGATCTTGGGACGATACATTCAAGAGGTTTCTGTGTCCAACTGAGAAAAGACCGTACATATCAACGTTGGGAAACAGCTAA
- the LOC105692018 gene encoding phospholipase B1, membrane-associated-like, with amino-acid sequence MRFQGVDLMVAVLLILPTINAATFRDMVLNLFQTVRDSNISIVYPETKDGVRRQPKIDKHVPFPCDVRGGRSKSRPDSVHRLRPGDIDVVGALGDSLVAANGAMEEFALGTFIEARGVSWCAGGQGDWRQFLTLPNIMKEFNPDLTGYSTGNGEFISKHAKLNIAFPVAATEDALHQARILVRRIKNDPAIDMRRDWKLITIFFGANDICSAQCYSPQDFSPSRHALHLRRTLDYLRATMPRTLVNVVPVLDVTVSIRVPPSTMCKILHPLYCACMHEGNHPEMYGSSMSRQYQQAAESLVLSGRYDTTQDFAVVFQPFTELFNAPNSDPLRADRLDQSLVTYDCFHFSQKGHALGGNLLWNNLLEPVGNKTNKGTPKILDRLACPTARNPYIFTNVNSRHFYATGSQEGIVPTR; translated from the exons atgagattccAAGGCGTTGATCTAATGGTGGCAGTGCTATTGATTTTGCCGACGATAAACGCGGCAACGTTCCGAGATATGGTGCTAAATTTATTCCAGACAGTAAGG GACAGTAACATTAGTATAGTTTACCCAGAAACGAAAGACGGTGTGAGGAGACAACCGAAGATCGACAAACACGTCCCATTCCCATGtgacgtcagaggaggcaG ATCGAAATCTCGGCCGGACAGTGTACATCGATTGCGACCCGGAGATATCGACGTCGTCGGCGCCCTCGGCGATTCTTTGGTCGCCGCAAACGGTGCCATGGAAGAATTTGCACTGGGCACCTTCATAGAGGCGCGAGGGGTCAGCTGGTGTGCCGGGGGCCAGGGTGATTGGCGGCAGTTTTTAACGTTGCCAAACATAATGAAG GAATTTAATCCTGATCTGACGGGCTACTCCACAGGAAATGGGGAATTCATTTCAAAGCATGCTAAGCTCAACATCGCGTTTCCTGTCGCTGCGACCGAAGACGCTTTACACCAGGCGCGCATTCTTGTTCGGAGAATAAAGAACGACCCCGCTATCGACATGAGGAGAGATTGGAAG CTCATCACGATTTTCTTCGGAGCGAACGACATTTGCTCCGCCCAATGTTACAGTCCGCAGGATTTTTCGCCGTCGCGGCACGCTCTCCACTTGCGAAGAACGTTGGACTACCTGAGGGCCACCATGCCGAGAACTTTGGTCAACGTGGTTCCGGTTTTAG ACGTTACCGTGTCCATCAGAGTTCCCCCGAGCACAATGTGCAAAATATTACACCCGTTATACTGCGCCTGCATGCACGAAGGAAATCATCCGGAAATGTACGGATCGTCCATGTCTCGGCAGTACCAACAGGCGGCCGAATCTCTGGTGTTATCTGGAAG GTACGATACGACGCAAGATTTTGCGGTGGTATTTCAACCGTTTACGGAACTATTCAACGCGCCAAATTCTGACCCCCTGAGAGCGGATCGACTCGACCAGAGTCTGGTCACTTACGACTGTTTTCACTTCAGTCAGAAGGGTCATGCCCTCG GAGGAAACCTCTTGTGGAACAACCTGCTGGAGCCCGTTGGAAATAAAACTAATAAAGGGACGCCTAAAATCCTGGACAGGCTCGCGTGTCCGACCGCGAGAAACCCCTACATTTTTACAAACGTCAATTCCCGGCATTTCTACGCGACTGGAAGCCAGGAAGGAATAGTACCGACTAGATAG